Part of the Zea mays cultivar B73 chromosome 4, Zm-B73-REFERENCE-NAM-5.0, whole genome shotgun sequence genome is shown below.
AATTTTAATTCAGATCACATATATATATCATATCTTAATTATTATATTAATATGGTATGCATCATTGGATTATTAAATCAATTCGGTATAACCATCGGATCTTAATTAATAAATTAATCTAAAGCGTACATCAGATTATCAAACCAAATCAACCCGACATAACCCTCGAATGTTCCGCTATGCACCGTAAGTGCTTTGTCTGGGGCTTAATCATCCGGAATAACCATCCGATCTTCCGGTAAGCACAATAAGCGTATGGTTCGGGGCTTCGTCATCCGGAATAACCATCAGATTTTCTGGTATGCACTGAAAGCCTATGATCCGGTGTTTTGATAGGCGAAACGTTGTTAGGTGATTGTGAATGCTAGCTGTAACTGTGTTTGGATCTGCTGAGTGGAAGCTGCTGGGTCCTCCTCTACTGcgtgtggcttgtggcgggcttggaCTGCTCTCATGGCTTCGGCGCTTGGAGTTACTCGTCCGTCTGGTCATGCGTGCGTCTCTCTCTCCTGGCTAGAGGCGTGGTGGCCTGGCGGCTTCTCTATGTTTTTCTTTTTGTAGCGGCTGCTTGTGTTAGCTAGGGTTGGCGTCAGGGGCCCGGTCAGCTATGCTCCCTCAGCTTTTATAGGCAGCGCAGCACAGTAGGCAGAGCAGAGATAAAGATTCCAACTGATCGAATCCATCTACAAACTAAGCTCTCGGAGGAAGGGGTAAAAGCATGCAGCGCAATTGCTTTTATGTGTGACGGATATGTTTGACAGTTCTTCAACTGTGTTTGATTTGGAACTATATCATTGTTGATGTCAAAGGCTATGTTAATGTCGAACTATGATGATATTATGTGAATGTTGAACTATGAAGATTTTATGTGTGATGCATGTTGGAACTATATGTTGATGTTAAAGACTTGTTGCGATGTGTTTGTGAATGTGAGTTGATATTTGAGAATGTGAATGCGAACGTGAATTGATGTTTGTGAATGTAATTGTGAATGTGAAAGTGTGGTAATTGCCGACGACTCTTTtgcggccgtcggacataagctatttCTGACGGCCCGTCAGAAATAACCTTATTTCCGACCCGTTGCGATCGAGGGACACAGGTGTCGTCGGACATAAGACTTTGTCCGTCGGATCTGATGGTTTAGGATTTATTTCCGACGGCTTTGGCCGTCGAAAATTTTATCTTTTACTGTTGTGGGGTCCACATGAACCTTATCAATTGTCACCGCCATCTACCCCCACCTTTCGCTGTCTCGCGGTCCATTTGCACGCCCTAAACGTGGTGTGACTTTTCATGAGAGAATTGGGAGCGACGACTATGTAGTAGCTCGAACCTGCTAACGAATTATATATATAATCATATGGTATCCACAACTTTTTTATTCTTTGCGAAATTGTACCCAGAACTTAACGCGCCCATTTCGTTTCCGCTTTTAGAGAGACCTCTCTTGACTAGCTAGTGTTCATACTTCACTTCATAGTTCATAGTGCATAGCACTATACAGCAGTCTTCCTCTTCTAAGCAGCCATGGCTAGCACGACCTCTACAGCAGTCCTCCTCGTCTCAACCGCCATCCTCGTCGCCGCAGCGACCTACTTCCGCCACGGCACgctcagcggcggcggcggcaccgcCGGAACGCACCTCCATTTCTTCATGCACGACCAGTACACCGGCGCGAACCCGACGGCCGCGCTCATCGTGCCCGGAAGGCCGCCGCTCTCCaacgccaccgccaccgccaccgccaccggcAGCGGCGATGACGACGAGCACCCGCGCCGGTTCGGCGACATCGCCGTGATGAACAACGCGCTCACGGAGGGGCCCGGGCGCGGCAGCGCGCGCGTCGGCACCGCGCAGGGGTTCACGGTGCGCGTGGCGGAGCGCGGCTCCGTCAACGCGCTGAGCATGCACCTGGTGCTGGAGGCCGGGGAGCACGCGGGCAGCTCGCTGGTGGTCAGCGGCAGGGTCGACACCGACCTGGCCGTGCGCGAGTCGGTGGTCGTCGGCGGCACCGGCCGGTTCCGCCTCGCGCGGGGCTACGCGCTCAGCAGGAGCTACGACTACGACCTGGCCAAGGGAGGCGTCGTGGAGGTCGATGTGTACCTGCAGTAGGTTCGCATGGCATATTGGCATGCATCGCTCGTTCCTTACCTCTGTACTGCTATTTGATCGGTTTTTATGTTCACTATCCTGCAGTTTCCCAGATTTCAAATTTATGTTTACAAGAACTGGGACTAGCTATGAGCTGAAAACTTGGTCCAGTAATAACAAGGACTTTGGTTTGGCTATACTTGGTTTTGTATGTTTCTTTCGTGGGTGTACTGTAAATTAATCCTGTTTCACGGCCGTTTAAGGTAAGGTTTTTCTTTTGTTTTACTGTAAATTTTCATTATAAAAACAGAACGAAAAGATTCATTTGTGAATATGAACACTTATCCTAGCTAGCGATTCTTAGCCAACTCCGGGAGACGCGGGCCAGAAAGCAAACTGATGATAGGTGAAGTTGAAGGTACAAACCAGTAATGATGATAGGTGAAGTTGTAAGGGGCTCTATTCTAAAACTAATATTTAGAAGCTAAAATCAGCTGAGAGATTTAGAACAAATCAGCTAGTTAATAGACTAGCTAATTGTTAGTTATACCCTCTCAATCCATCTAATAACTTATTAGCTGATTAACAATTAGTTTTAGAGGTTTGAAATATGACCTTATTCTACTAGCTCCATCTACATGTTACTATGAAAAGTCATGAATTCACAAGACGTTTTCGAAAACAATTTCAGCTCCACTTGTAAAGTTGATTGTGCGGCTGAAGCCAAGAAAACATTAGAGGACAAACAATAACTTACTATGCTTTTCGTGAACTGTTTCAGGCCAGCAGTAATAATTATTGGTCCTACATGCATTAATGGTTAAGCCGCTAGCTTGCCAAGACGGAGCATTAATTAGGAGATAAGACCTAGCGTTTCATTGCATCCCCATGAAAGGGATACTATCACTAGTTCACTACTGCATGAATAATTTTCAAATGTAGTTAAAAACTGATATTGAAATGTAGGTAATCTGTCCACCTATGTGAAATGTTTAACAGAGGCAGCCACTCTAGGATGTTGCCCTCGATCTATTAATTACTGATAGATGCAGCCATCCAACTCTAGCCACCTGTTGGCGTCTTTTTGGCCAAATACTGATGAACCCTAGAGTCTACAAGCGACGTGCAGTGCGTTGAGTTCCTATCTACGAGCTGATGGACTGTTCGGCCCTAGTGGTCGGACTACTGTCCGCGGTTGGCAGGCAGACTATTCGCAGCGGACTGTACCTAGATCCCACCTCCCCGAAGTGACCCTATCGGGAAGGAGGGATTATAGAATTGCTTTGGGATCGGCAGACCATCTAAAAGCACATCAAGTTAAGGTAGAGACGAAGATTGGAGATTGGGAAGCTACAATTAGGGCTAAACTATGTCTAATCTAAGAACATGAATGTAAATAAGGTAAAACTATTATTTGGGTTCGATTGATTGTTGTTCCAATCGGCCATAACCCCTAATAGGGGGAGGTCTAGACCCTTTCCTAGGTAGAGTCCAACAAAATCCATGAATAATCGATTGAATCTCGCAAAAAATCATGACCCGAACATGTTTTGATCTATTCCCAAATTGGTTGGGCTAACACACTAGACTATCTTGCGCCGAACAGTCTGGGCTTCTACGCCAGACAGTCTAGAGGGTGCCAGTTTAGGTTCTCAACACATGCCCCCAACCTTTTTGGCGGAGTTTTACGAGACAAAAGCACCTAGCACACCTTGTATACTTCGACAATTAAGACATGCACATGTCAATTCATATTATTCCGAAGTAAAGACTCAATGTGAAAACATCGACCTTCTAGGTGTCTTGCTAAACACTAGGATAGTATCGTTTTAACAAACGACCATTTAATGCTTTAGTTAGCTTCTCACCTTGCAAAGTCTCCAATATATATGCATTACCAGAAATTACCTATACAATCGTATAAGGCCCTTTCGAACTTGGGGACCATTTGCCAAACTTTCGATCTTTGGTCTTTAATGGCAAGAATGTCTTCCATAACAAATCTCTATCTTGAAATTATTTAGCCTTTACCTTCTTATTGTAGGCCTTGGCAACTGCAAGTTTGTCCTTTTCTATCTCCTTTAGAGCTATCAACCTTTTACCGATTacatcatcaatattatccatcattaggTTATGATATTCACCTATTGCTAagtcattttattttgtgaacataATGGCATTCAAACTTATCTCCAAAGGCAAAAGAACTTCCTGGCCGTATACAAGCTCGGAAGGAGTCACCTTAGTAGCATTGTGCTTAGAtatcctatgagcccataaagcttcggataAAACCTTATGTCAATGTCTAGGATAATtaaatatcttcttttttataagGCTAATCAATATCTTATTACTTGACTCGGGCTGAGCATAGTATGAAGATGAATTGTGCAACTTAATCTTAAAAGATTTAACAATTTCATGCACCTTTTTGTCGGACATAAAAGAAGTTCCCTGGACCATAGTTAAAGTTTGTGAAATACCAAATCTAAGAATAACATGttcagttataaactcaattacctcctagtGTTTCATTTTTCCAAAACAAAGGCTTCAGTCCATTTAGGGCCCGTTCGGTTGTTATGGAATGGAGTACCGGAACTGTTTCaagccggattgcttctctaatttgtaTAAGTTTTGATCAACAGGAATAATTCTTGGTGCGTTTCTGCAGAAACGAACAGGCCCTTAGTGAAGTagtttcactaccggaatccgagcctttgccgagtgccggccgctttgccgagtgccttttctcgggcactcggcaaatacgGCTTTGCCGAGTGGCGCACTCGGCAAAGCTCGGCTCTCGGTAACGAGCGTCTTTACCGAGCGTAGGACACTCGGTACAGGTCCACACTCGGTAAATccatgtttgccgagtgtcaaacactcggcacatggggctctcggcaaagagccgtcagcggccgtcctaaagctgacggccgtcagtctttgccgagcgccaacggttggcactcggcaaagagtcttctttgccgagtgtcgcccagttgacgctcggcaaagaactctttgccgagtgccatccctagacactcggcaaagtatatttttatttcttttattttgtctcccaaactttttgtggtatgttcctacactatgtagacctacatgtatcatttgtggacaattttaacagagtttcaatcgttagtagatttagttcgtttatttgaatttcttcggaaaatttagatttgaactgcaggtcactcgaaacttggaaaaccgtgcatgaaaaaatgatattcatgttacttagcataagttacgaccgattccaggagcggaccaaaaacttcgagcaacatgctcactaaacatggtcgtgaacttgtcaTCAACATGTTTAAaacttgtataaaacacaaacaaagtcagaaaatcttgaaacttgtccacgtgtcatgatatcatatgtacaggctgcgataaaaaattgaaaaaatttcgagaaaactatgacgcgctatgtgtacaaacctaagagatccacattgaaactctatgatttcatgtgtagttctcttaggtttctacacatagtgtctcacaactttgtccaaacattctcaattttttatcacaacctgtgcatatgatatcatgacatgtggacaagtttcatgattttctgactttgtttgtgttttatacaatttttaaacatgtggatggcaagttcacggccatgtttagtgagcaggttgctcgaagttttcggtccgctcatggaatcggtcgtaacttatgctaagtaacatgaatatcatttttttcatgcacggttttccaagtttcgagtgacctgcagttcaaatttgaattttccgaagaaattcaaataaacaaactaaatctactagctatttcaaactctgttaaaattgtccacaaatgatacatgtagatctacatagtgtaggaacataccacaaaaagtttgggagacaaaataaaaaaaatacaaatgcactttgccgagtgtctaggactgacactcggcaaagacttctttgccgagtgctagatgtgtggcactcggcaaagaggtagtaaagaacctttgccgagtgccgcaacgggggacactcggcaaagaactctttgccgagtgccgctgatctggcactcggcaaagaatattttaaaattttaaaaaaatctttgccgagtgccggatcacgggcactcggcaaagaaactaacTTTAACCGGCCGCGCGGCcggctttcttcttccttctgctttgcttcttctttcttcttccttCCCGCGCCTCACCGCCGCCGCCTTCCCACGCCTCACCGCCGGCCGCCTCACCGCCGCCCGCCTCACCGCCGCCGGCCTCCCCACGCCTCACCGccggccgcgcccggccgcccgcgccccaccGCCCGCGCCCCACCGCCACCGTTCGCCCGCCTCACCGCCGCCCACGCGCCGTCGTCCGCCCGCTCGCCTCCGGTACGTAAGTTTATCACATGTTTATTAGTGGCAGCCCATAATTAGCTTAAAGCTAGGAGGCTCCTTGGCCTCGTGCGGTCGGAGCTCGAGGTGGAGGAGCCTGCAAGCGGCAGCGGGGCaaggggcaggggcaggggcagcGGGGAGTAGCTTGTGagacggtggtggtggtggcatacCAGGGTTGAGCGCGCGGGCGAACAGGAGCACCGAAGAGGAGCCTGCAGCGGTGGTGTTGGGGGCATGAGGCAGCGTGAGGAGTTACGGATTTCCCATCGCATGGGGAGACTGATATTTGCCAGCTCCTAGATTAGGCTAGCCAGCTCGCT
Proteins encoded:
- the LOC103652771 gene encoding dirigent protein 1; translated protein: MASTTSTAVLLVSTAILVAAATYFRHGTLSGGGGTAGTHLHFFMHDQYTGANPTAALIVPGRPPLSNATATATATGSGDDDEHPRRFGDIAVMNNALTEGPGRGSARVGTAQGFTVRVAERGSVNALSMHLVLEAGEHAGSSLVVSGRVDTDLAVRESVVVGGTGRFRLARGYALSRSYDYDLAKGGVVEVDVYLQ